A genomic window from Spodoptera frugiperda isolate SF20-4 chromosome 29, AGI-APGP_CSIRO_Sfru_2.0, whole genome shotgun sequence includes:
- the LOC118282016 gene encoding inorganic pyrophosphatase, giving the protein MSLTRCLTVVSVPVCLSILRRTLVTGSADYSRTSSTCVTSSTAKPLRATDTMYIAEERGSAYAPDYRVFFKDESGPISPLHDIPLWADKARRLVNMVVEVPRWTNAKMEISLSEPLNPIKQDVKKGALRFVSNVFPHRGYIWNYGALPQTWENPHHVDPATQARGDNDPIDVIEIGERVAARGDVYPVKILGTLALIDEGETDWKLLAVDARDPNADKLNDVADVEALFPGLLRATVEWFRLYKVPDGKPVNVFAFDSEAKNADFAYKVIDEVHEFWRSLVAGEVADATDINKMNVSVEGSPSRVERGEAGAVLSKAPPRGLPQPVPPSVDKWHYLSNL; this is encoded by the exons ATGTCATTAACACGTTGCTTAACGGTGGTGTCGGTTCCGGTTTGTTTGTCGATATTGAGGCGAACGCTGGTGACGGGCAGTGCTGATTATTCGCGAACGAGTAGTACTTGTGTCACCAGTTCTACTGCTAAGCCACTTCGAGCAACAGACACGATGTACATCGCTGAGGAACGTGGATCGGCTTATGCACCGGATTATCGGGTGTTTTTCA AGGATGAGAGCGGACCAATATCGCCCCTTCACGACATCCCCCTGTGGGCGGACAAGGCGCGGCGGCTAGTGAACATGGTGGTGGAAGTGCCGCGCTGGACCAACGCCAAGATGGAGATCTCCCTCAGCGAGCCGCTGAACCCCATCAAGCAGGACGTGAAGAAGGGCGCGCTGCGCTTCGTCAGCAACGTGTTCCCGCACCGCGGCTACATCTGGAACTACGGCGCGCTGCCGCAGACCTGGGAGAACCCGCACCACGTGGACCCCGCCACGCAGGCGCGCGGCGACAACGACCCCATCGACGTCATCGAGATCGGCGAGCGCGTGGCGGCGCGCGGCGACGTGTACCCCGTCAAGATCCTCGGCACGCTGGCGCTCATCGACGAGGGCGAGACCGACTGGAAGCTGCTGGCCGTGGACGCGCGCGACCCCAACGCCGACAAACTCAACGACGTGGCCGACGTCGAGGCCTTGTTCCCCGGCCTGCTCCGCGCCACCGTGGAGTGGTTCCGCCTCTACAAGGTGCCCGACGGCAAGCCCGTCAACGTCTTCGCCTTCGACAGCGAAGCCAAGAATGCGGACTTCGCCTACAAGGTCATCGATGAG GTGCACGAGTTCTGGCGCTCGCTGGTGGCGGGCGAAGTCGCCGACGCGACCGACATCAACAA GATGAACGTGAGCGTGGAGGGCAGTCCGTCCCGCGTGGAGCGCGGCGAGGCGGGCGCCGTGCTCAGCAAGGCGCCGCCGCGCGGACTGCCGCAGCCCGTGCCGCCCAGCG TGGACAAGTGGCACTACCTGTCCAACCTGTGA